Proteins encoded by one window of Verrucomicrobiota bacterium JB022:
- a CDS encoding formate/nitrite transporter family protein — protein MSQAPKSQTRVREERLFAAPSAASVYQAVYTEGEHELHRPIAQLFWSALGAGLAMGFSFVTEAALSAHLPPDASWPQLITKFGYCIGFLLVILGRQQLFTENTVTPVLPLFRHCGLAELRNVARLWSTVLGANLLGAFIFAAVVYYADPMPPHVLEHAHEIATKVAEKSASHNFMGGIFAGWLIASLVWLLPFAGTSRVAMIIIITYVIGLGSFSHVVAGFVETSYAFLSGEIAFGQVWLRFFLPTLIGNVLGGTALVAAINHGQAAVPPEQA, from the coding sequence GTGTCTCAAGCTCCCAAATCTCAAACCCGCGTGCGCGAAGAGCGCCTGTTTGCCGCGCCCAGCGCCGCCTCCGTCTACCAAGCCGTATATACGGAGGGCGAGCACGAGCTGCATCGGCCCATCGCGCAGCTCTTCTGGTCGGCCCTCGGGGCCGGGCTGGCGATGGGCTTTTCGTTTGTGACGGAGGCCGCGCTCTCCGCCCACCTCCCGCCCGATGCCTCGTGGCCGCAGCTGATCACCAAGTTTGGCTACTGCATCGGCTTTCTGCTCGTGATCCTCGGCCGCCAGCAGCTCTTTACCGAGAACACCGTGACGCCTGTGCTGCCGCTCTTTCGCCACTGCGGGCTGGCCGAGTTGCGCAACGTGGCGCGCCTGTGGTCGACCGTGCTCGGGGCCAACCTGCTGGGCGCCTTCATCTTTGCCGCCGTCGTCTACTACGCCGACCCGATGCCACCCCATGTGCTGGAGCACGCGCACGAGATCGCGACCAAGGTGGCCGAAAAGTCGGCCTCGCATAACTTCATGGGCGGGATCTTTGCCGGCTGGCTGATCGCCTCGCTGGTGTGGCTGCTGCCCTTTGCCGGCACCTCGCGCGTGGCCATGATCATCATCATCACCTACGTGATCGGGCTGGGCTCGTTTTCGCACGTGGTGGCGGGCTTTGTGGAGACGAGCTACGCCTTCCTCTCGGGCGAGATCGCGTTTGGCCAAGTGTGGCTGCGCTTCTTCCTGCCCACCCTCATCGGCAACGTGCTGGGCGGCACGGCCCTCGTCGCCGCGATCAACCACGGCCAGGCCGCCGTACCCCCCGAACAGGCCTGA
- a CDS encoding sigma-54 dependent transcriptional regulator has product MAFDRILIVDDERIVRKALSTWLRKRQYQVGAAESLEEARKSLNQLAYDLIFLDERLPDGEGSEFLKEIADFPDAPMVVMMTGFGNADSAIQCMRAGAFDYLIKPFPNEQIDVVVKKAEDYRRVRQLTRFYSGADEQQKDSLLIGQSAQMQQVKDLIRRVAPTQATVLIHGESGTGKELIAKEIHRNSDRRDQPFIRVNCAAISETLIESEFFGHEKGAFTGADRRHAGRFELADRGTILLDEISEVSPALQAKLLRVLQEQEFERVGGTSTIRVDVRVIATTNRELQKAAERGEFRQDLYYRLNVFPIYNPPLRDRQDDIPLIARYFIDLARRQHGVEVTGLSPEALQALLDHPWPGNVRELRNLIERAVIMTSGGGSIQPAALGLETAAGRADAPPKKEGTPSLQRHAFTSLAPESLPPLEQIEQEHILMTLNAFQGNRTRAAEQLGISLRTMRNKLRQYRDAGVPVPN; this is encoded by the coding sequence ATGGCGTTTGACCGCATCCTCATCGTGGACGACGAGCGCATTGTGCGCAAAGCGCTCTCCACGTGGCTGCGCAAGCGCCAATACCAGGTCGGCGCCGCCGAAAGCCTCGAAGAGGCCCGCAAAAGCCTCAACCAGCTCGCCTACGACCTCATCTTCCTCGACGAGCGCCTGCCCGACGGTGAAGGCTCCGAGTTTTTGAAGGAGATCGCCGACTTTCCCGACGCCCCCATGGTCGTGATGATGACGGGCTTCGGCAACGCCGACTCGGCCATCCAGTGCATGCGCGCCGGCGCTTTCGACTACCTGATCAAGCCCTTCCCCAACGAGCAGATCGACGTCGTCGTCAAAAAAGCCGAAGACTACCGCCGCGTCCGCCAGCTCACCCGCTTTTACAGCGGGGCCGACGAGCAGCAGAAAGACTCGCTCCTCATCGGCCAGAGCGCCCAGATGCAACAGGTGAAGGACTTGATCCGCCGCGTGGCCCCCACCCAGGCCACCGTGCTCATCCACGGCGAAAGCGGCACCGGCAAAGAACTGATCGCCAAGGAAATCCACCGCAACAGCGACCGGCGCGACCAGCCCTTCATCCGCGTCAACTGCGCCGCCATCTCCGAAACGCTGATCGAGAGCGAATTCTTCGGGCACGAAAAAGGCGCCTTCACCGGGGCCGACCGCCGCCACGCCGGCCGCTTCGAGCTCGCCGACCGCGGCACCATCCTGCTCGACGAGATCAGCGAGGTGTCCCCCGCGCTCCAGGCCAAGCTGCTCCGCGTGCTCCAGGAGCAGGAATTCGAGCGCGTGGGCGGCACCAGCACCATCCGCGTCGACGTGCGCGTGATCGCCACCACCAACCGCGAACTGCAAAAAGCCGCCGAGCGCGGAGAGTTCCGCCAAGACCTGTATTACCGCCTCAACGTCTTCCCCATCTACAACCCGCCTCTGCGCGACCGGCAAGACGACATCCCCCTCATCGCCCGCTACTTTATCGACCTCGCCCGCCGCCAGCACGGCGTGGAAGTGACCGGCCTGAGCCCCGAAGCCCTGCAGGCCCTGCTCGACCACCCCTGGCCCGGTAACGTGCGCGAGCTGCGCAACCTGATCGAGCGCGCCGTCATCATGACCAGCGGAGGCGGCAGCATCCAGCCCGCCGCCCTGGGGCTCGAAACCGCCGCCGGCAGGGCCGATGCCCCGCCCAAAAAAGAGGGCACCCCCTCCCTCCAGCGCCATGCCTTCACCTCTTTGGCGCCGGAAAGCCTTCCGCCCCTTGAACAAATCGAACAAGAGCATATTCTGATGACTCTGAACGCTTTCCAAGGTAACCGCACGCGCGCGGCCGAGCAGCTCGGCATCAGCCTGCGCACGATGCGCAACAAGCTTCGCCAGTATCGCGACGCCGGTGTGCCGGTGCCCAATTAA
- a CDS encoding YqaE/Pmp3 family membrane protein: protein MDVIRIIFAILLPPLGVFLQVGLGLHFWINIVLTLFGYIPGIIHAIWIIAKK, encoded by the coding sequence ATGGACGTTATCCGCATCATTTTCGCCATCCTTTTGCCGCCCTTGGGCGTATTCCTGCAGGTGGGCCTCGGCCTTCACTTCTGGATCAACATCGTACTCACCCTCTTTGGTTACATCCCGGGCATCATCCACGCGATCTGGATCATCGCCAAGAAGTAG
- a CDS encoding entericidin A/B family lipoprotein yields MKLKNLLFFLGLISALYVVTGCNTTEGFGEDIESAGENLSDAARDAN; encoded by the coding sequence ATGAAACTCAAGAACCTCCTCTTCTTCCTCGGTCTCATCTCCGCCCTGTATGTCGTTACGGGGTGCAATACCACGGAAGGCTTCGGTGAAGACATCGAGTCGGCCGGCGAAAACCTTTCGGACGCCGCTCGCGACGCCAACTAA
- the lgt gene encoding prolipoprotein diacylglyceryl transferase, translating into MDSLFALAYWVHNLDPFIFEIREGVGPRWYGAAYIAGLLLAWWLLRLYYRQGRSFLDAGRREFLFYGLVIGVFAGGRLGYALLYDPGLLFPNPLRLFAVWDGGMASHGGFLGVALAIWFCARRYQVSTRALADIVATTAAPGLFFGRLANFINGELWGKVTDFKYAVIFPEAPVRADQFITYSEQLGRYVNPRHASQLYEAALEGLVLFAYVQWRFWQRDPAAVKPGLLTGEFLIAYSLLRVVGEVFREPDAALILGLSRGTCYSLVFLAVGVGMVVMAYRSKPVDTRPQAIG; encoded by the coding sequence ATGGACTCGCTCTTCGCGCTGGCTTACTGGGTACACAACCTCGATCCCTTCATCTTTGAGATCCGCGAAGGGGTGGGGCCCCGTTGGTATGGCGCGGCCTACATTGCCGGCCTGCTGCTCGCGTGGTGGCTGTTGCGCCTCTATTACCGCCAAGGCCGTTCCTTCCTGGATGCCGGGCGGCGCGAATTCCTTTTTTACGGCCTCGTCATTGGCGTGTTTGCCGGTGGCCGCCTCGGCTACGCCCTGCTCTACGACCCGGGCCTGCTCTTCCCCAACCCGCTGAGGCTCTTTGCGGTGTGGGACGGGGGGATGGCCAGCCATGGTGGCTTCCTCGGCGTGGCCCTCGCCATCTGGTTCTGCGCCCGCCGCTATCAGGTGAGCACCCGCGCGTTGGCCGACATTGTGGCGACCACGGCAGCTCCCGGCCTGTTCTTTGGCCGCCTCGCCAACTTCATCAACGGCGAGTTGTGGGGCAAAGTCACGGACTTCAAATACGCCGTCATCTTCCCCGAGGCCCCCGTGCGGGCCGACCAGTTCATCACCTACAGCGAGCAACTGGGCCGCTACGTGAATCCCCGGCACGCTTCCCAGCTCTACGAGGCCGCGCTGGAGGGGCTGGTGCTCTTCGCCTACGTGCAGTGGCGCTTCTGGCAGCGCGACCCGGCGGCGGTCAAGCCGGGCCTGCTCACGGGCGAGTTCCTCATCGCCTATTCGCTCCTGCGCGTGGTGGGCGAAGTGTTCCGCGAGCCCGATGCCGCCCTGATCCTCGGGCTGAGCCGGGGCACCTGCTATTCGCTCGTGTTCCTCGCGGTGGGCGTAGGTATGGTCGTGATGGCTTATCGTAGTAAGCCTGTGGATACAAGGCCCCAAGCCATCGGGTAG
- a CDS encoding DUF892 family protein, whose protein sequence is MKLHNLQNLLVQRLRNHWDCEDKMVDTIPALRIAANSNRLTLALAHYEDLSAKNIRRLTTCFEHLDTVQFGGRCIPSEAFMIEVEDLVSSEGDPRVVDRGIISLVSALTQLKHALYQSTESIAEELGLSEVAERLRFAAEDELAAFEEFQHLGVREEARAEPTAIPA, encoded by the coding sequence ATGAAACTGCACAACCTCCAGAATCTTCTCGTTCAACGCCTGCGCAACCACTGGGACTGCGAAGACAAGATGGTCGACACCATCCCGGCCCTGCGCATTGCTGCCAATTCCAACCGCCTCACCCTGGCTCTGGCGCACTACGAAGACCTCAGCGCCAAGAACATCCGCCGCCTCACCACCTGCTTTGAGCACCTCGACACCGTGCAATTCGGTGGCCGCTGCATCCCTTCCGAAGCTTTCATGATCGAGGTGGAAGACCTCGTCTCCAGCGAGGGCGACCCCCGCGTGGTCGACCGTGGCATCATTTCGCTGGTCTCCGCGCTTACGCAGCTCAAGCACGCGCTGTATCAGTCTACTGAGTCCATTGCCGAAGAGCTGGGCCTGAGTGAAGTGGCCGAGCGTCTGCGTTTTGCCGCCGAAGACGAGCTGGCTGCCTTCGAGGAGTTCCAGCATCTGGGCGTGCGCGAAGAAGCCCGCGCCGAGCCGACCGCCATCCCTGCCTAA
- a CDS encoding DUF6268 family outer membrane beta-barrel protein has product MIALTSRLALCLASISCAAALSAATYRVQVDGFTTGEPDMDGGGEVQTRQAGVSFGVDAGDYRQGGLYAGELGYSLRHYDVSDWDYEGDFEQMGLSLRYATQLQGRWGLTGFGAASFGQGEEGDWGEGGRYMVAALADYSFSPTLTVSFGAAYMTRLGESNRVLPLVAIRWQIDGRWALRTYDGVYVSYDVTGDGQQSLELFAKWQSDTYSVGEAPNGRESYLDDEGFLAGVAYKVALPSGFAVRPYAGYWFSRDMEVRDEDERTLIKRDIDDTWLLGVTASLEF; this is encoded by the coding sequence ATGATTGCGCTCACGTCTCGACTGGCCTTGTGCCTGGCTTCTATCAGCTGCGCGGCGGCTCTCTCCGCTGCTACCTACCGCGTCCAGGTGGACGGGTTTACCACCGGCGAGCCGGATATGGATGGCGGGGGCGAGGTGCAGACGCGCCAGGCTGGGGTCTCGTTTGGGGTCGACGCGGGCGATTACCGCCAGGGCGGCCTTTACGCAGGCGAGCTGGGCTACAGCTTGCGCCACTACGATGTTTCAGACTGGGACTACGAGGGCGACTTCGAGCAAATGGGCCTGTCGCTGCGCTACGCCACCCAGCTGCAGGGGCGTTGGGGCCTCACGGGCTTTGGCGCGGCCAGCTTTGGCCAGGGCGAAGAGGGCGACTGGGGCGAGGGCGGGCGCTACATGGTGGCGGCGCTGGCGGATTACTCGTTTAGCCCCACGCTCACGGTCAGCTTTGGCGCGGCGTATATGACGCGTCTGGGGGAGAGCAACCGGGTGTTGCCGCTGGTGGCGATCCGTTGGCAGATCGACGGGCGCTGGGCGCTGCGCACCTACGATGGCGTGTATGTGAGCTATGATGTCACGGGCGACGGCCAGCAGTCGTTGGAGCTCTTTGCGAAGTGGCAGAGCGACACCTACTCGGTGGGCGAGGCACCCAATGGGCGGGAAAGCTACCTCGACGATGAGGGCTTCCTGGCCGGCGTGGCTTACAAGGTGGCTTTGCCCAGCGGCTTTGCGGTGCGCCCCTACGCGGGCTACTGGTTCAGCCGCGACATGGAGGTGCGCGATGAGGACGAGCGCACGCTGATCAAGCGCGACATCGACGACACTTGGCTCCTCGGCGTCACCGCCTCGCTGGAGTTTTAA
- a CDS encoding Fic family protein, translating into MNLDLGHAVHYHDGQFPPSKLDFSRLLPELLQATDALARYDEALKTMHNSEIFLAPLRNQEAVVSSRMEGTISTMDEILQLDAEYAADDEQPTLEQRSDAVETILYARSLHTAQLQIQEGRPLTSSLLKSIHQQLLSFGRGATKSPGALKTEQNYIGDEASGTIHFVPIAPEKLETGMEALFKLIGDKSIPVLIRTALAHVEFEALHPFKDGNGRVGRVLITLMLWAEGAISAPHFYISRYFEDHKKEYVLKMRAVSADNKWEDWCSFFLDAVAQQAQYNLEITSNIRGLYEQMKERFATLLSSKYSLHALDYVFTYPVFRNSHFTKDSGIPSQTANRFTSLLLDEGLLQIVRPASGRRSSLLRFEPLMKLVRI; encoded by the coding sequence ATGAACCTCGACCTAGGCCACGCCGTACATTACCACGACGGGCAATTCCCCCCGTCGAAGCTGGACTTCAGCCGCCTTCTGCCAGAGCTGCTGCAGGCCACCGACGCGCTCGCACGCTACGACGAAGCGCTCAAGACGATGCACAACAGCGAGATCTTCCTCGCCCCGCTGCGCAACCAGGAAGCCGTCGTCTCGTCCCGGATGGAAGGCACCATCAGCACGATGGACGAAATTCTCCAACTGGATGCCGAATACGCGGCAGACGACGAGCAGCCCACCCTCGAGCAACGCTCCGATGCCGTGGAGACGATCCTGTATGCGCGCTCTTTGCACACCGCCCAGCTCCAGATCCAGGAAGGGCGCCCATTGACCTCCTCCCTGCTCAAGAGCATCCACCAGCAACTCCTCTCTTTTGGCCGTGGAGCCACCAAATCCCCCGGAGCCCTCAAGACGGAGCAAAACTACATCGGCGACGAGGCCTCTGGCACGATCCACTTCGTGCCCATTGCCCCGGAAAAGCTGGAAACCGGGATGGAAGCGCTGTTCAAGCTCATTGGAGACAAGTCGATCCCTGTCCTGATCAGGACGGCTCTGGCCCACGTCGAGTTCGAAGCCCTCCACCCGTTCAAGGACGGCAACGGCAGAGTCGGACGCGTCCTCATCACCCTCATGCTCTGGGCGGAAGGCGCCATCTCCGCCCCGCACTTCTATATCAGCCGCTACTTCGAAGATCACAAAAAAGAGTATGTGCTGAAGATGCGAGCAGTCTCGGCCGACAACAAGTGGGAAGACTGGTGCTCGTTCTTCCTCGATGCCGTCGCCCAGCAGGCCCAGTACAACCTCGAGATCACCAGCAACATCCGCGGGCTCTACGAGCAGATGAAAGAGCGCTTCGCGACCCTGCTCTCTTCGAAATATTCGCTGCACGCCCTCGATTACGTGTTTACCTACCCCGTCTTCCGCAACAGTCACTTTACGAAAGACTCAGGTATCCCCAGCCAGACGGCCAACCGCTTTACCTCCCTCCTGCTCGACGAAGGGCTGCTGCAAATCGTCCGACCGGCCTCAGGCAGACGCTCCTCCCTCCTGCGGTTCGAGCCCCTGATGAAACTCGTCCGCATTTAG